GGATCATTTCGAAGAAACGTCAATACAGTGATATGCACATCCACCACGGCACTCACCAAAACCACATAATCACTCTGATCTACATCTGAAGGCCCATTCAAACCAAATTCACTCAACATCTTTATGAGAACACCAAGACCCATAATCCACAtgagtttaagaaaaaaaatcatcaatcTGTAATAAAATTAGATAGGAATATTTGAAATGGTTGGTAGGCTAAATATTCTGATGTATTTACTCAAGCACTATGATACCACAGTTTATGGGTTTCTGTTCACTCTGTTACCATTCAACGCAACCACATCAGTCTATTCCACTACTTGTAAGAAGGAAATTATGTACTCTCTAAACTACTATTGCAAAGCAAATaatgcaaaaaatatatatttttctaatGTTGGGGGACTGAGTAAACAGTGAAAAATGATGCTCATTTTGAAAATTTGACAGGTTGTCtttgtattgattttatttgtttaccaaaagtcagaaacCAAGAACTCAAAATGTActtaatgaaaaacaaatgcttttaaaaaaaatgtgagagCTTGTTACTTTTCTGCTGACTTAGAATTAAAATGCATATAGCTAAGAGCTACAACCAATAATCAGGTTGAAATTAGCTCGACATAATATATGTTAATCTAATCTGAATTGTTCAAAACTTGTGTCATCACTTTTTAAGGAAGTGTTTAATGAGCTCCGCACTAAACTCTTTATCCGCTGAGTGGCGCTGAAGAGCACCCTTTGTAAGCATGATCATGTGACTTCCCCACGACGCCGCACTCGTTATTGTCATCATGGTGGAAAGGCTTCGTTTGTAACTGAACACCAAGCATGTCAGAAAAGCAGCGGGCGCTGCCGGTGTGGATGGGAAAGAAGAATGTTAAAGTCAAAGAGAAAGCGCCTCTGAAGACCCAGCGAAAACGGAAAGCTGCAAGGTACAGAACGAAAGGAACGAGGCTGGGTCAGTTTTCTGCTTAACTTAAGTTTCCTAGAATTCATTAGTAACATATGCCCACTATATGTCCACAGGGTTGCTTTCTACTGTATGAACGAGGCGGAGCTCGTGGAAGCAGCTGTTTCTTATCTTACCAGCAGCGCCAGTGGGGATGGGGCGTTCCCgagtcaccagcaggtggtgCTGTTTCcacccttaaagctgcagtctgcaactctttttcaagcataatgcctggaactgtccggggattctgaaagtagtacattaaataccccaatacaaaaaaaaaatgagttctctaggtcccctatatgtcccgctaggtccctccaaagccagcaggtttgtttacaaaattgcagaccggaccggtaaaaggtaaccaatcaggtttacgagctgggctctgctgcctgtcaatcaccgattgtgcacgcgcgatacaaggtaggctcgtccccacgcttatttatctggactattgaacttcatttcgggctagtctacttactgtgtcttccatgatcgcaaatgacaggtgagttgatgaatgaggagtcgtgtaggcgcatctggcgtgcacgtctacgtgcacgagttctcatgtgttttgaaggggcgggacaggaagttgaataactttttatttttcggttaaaaaataagcatttcttgcattttgcgactacggaggtcaccgttttcaacttcaagcgttctgatagatcatgtaaactcttaaaatgccaaaaagtaggactttacatatgacaacaacaaatcctgcagactgcagctttaaatgtttGAGCACGTTTCCATCGTGTCTTGGAAATAACACAGCTGACTTTAAACTTATCAACGAAAGCACGTCATGTGTCATGTTTTCCATTTAAATATGAAGTTTGAATCACGTAAACCATACAAATCGTAATTAcattttgtatgtgtgtgctgtGGGTAAAAGTTCTTAAACAGTCAAACTCCTAAATCATTTCTTATGCTTTTAGTCCCTTGACCTATTGTCAGAAAACCGACTGATACCTCTCTAATTTACAGGCTGAAGAAAAAGCAAAGGACTCCACAAAGAACGAGGATCCCGTCAGTTCAAAAATGACAGCGAGGCCAGAGAACTTTGAGGAATGTGATGACTTGGAGACCACATGCGTCTCAGAAACAGACTTGGACGTAGCAGAGATGGAAACGCTGCCATTCACAAAGAGCCCACAGCATCCTGGATGTGAGCCGCAGCGGTCAGGAGCAGCTCGGGATGGTTGTGGACCCGTGAACATCGATGTGAAGGCTGAAACGAGAAAGGGGCAGTTACATATGTCACGAGGCGCAACAGAAGAGGACGATGCCCTACGGCTTGTACGGGAAATTTTTTTCACCTGACGATAAATTTATTCAGAAGCCCAGTGAAATAAACATGCTTTGTATTTGAAAGGGTTCGCAGTTCATTGAAAACCTTTTCTAATTAAAGACCATGCAGCTCAAATAAAACAGGGTCAACCAATACACCTTGAATGAACACAGCTACTGAATAaaagaaacagtttgaggagctCCACTTCTGGTGGATTCCAACACAGACACAGATAATTCATCAATAGATTTACACTAAAATTGAGAGCTAAATGCTTTTATCTACCTTGACTGACAAgacaaaaataatatttatttGGTGAAAAGACTCGCGTCATTTTCATCTTACAGCGTGGCCACTGGAAGGCTTCAGTTAACGTTGCTTTTGGAGTGTTTCCTTTACTTTATCCCAAAGTATTTGTTTGATTTTACGATGAAAATGTGGAAATTTCCTTTAGACCTTTTTTCTTGTATGGTGACTGAGAGCTTTACTTTTAACAAAATGGTGTCATGCTAAATTTAAAACTCAATGCAGGACTGTTTCAGTTCATCACCAGAGGTTTGGGGGAGATGACCTTGATGAGTTCTCACTGATTGAGCTCTGTTTTGCAGCTGTACTCGTGTCCTGTTTGTAGAAACAAAAATTGAATTCCTTTACGAGTGTTGAATAAAAACTTTTCTTCAAtagtttttgtaaaaaaaaaatacttttattgGAATTTCTATTTCAGTCTTTCCATTTAATATATTTCAAATATCACAGACAATGATACTGCAGCAGTCTCAGGAGTCAGCACTGACTTTATGGATGTATTTGGTTTTTTCCCCAGTATCTCTTGAATGAGTCCAACACCAACTGGTGCacatcagaaaaagaaaaggctgtTTTTTTCCTCGCATTTAGTCAAACATTAACCCGCACATTTTTCCTCTGTTTCTACAAAGTTCTCCGTCTAGAAAGCGCAGACTTTGTTACAGTGGATCTAATAAAAAGGTCACACTAAAAAAGTACAACATGGTGACAAAGACGGAGGACAAATAATTATTGGTCTCCCTGCAGGAAGCAGGTAGAGTGGGAGTCTGTTTATTCCCAGTCGCCCGGTAACCTCTTCCATAACATACTGGTTAGCACAGTTATGATCCCCAGCTCTACCTGCACGCCTACACAGACATAGAACCAAGGGGTCATGTCTTTCCAACTCAAACATGACTGATACAGGAGCAAAAAGACAATAATGCCAGCCAGGGTGAGAAAACTTGATGTGCCCTGACAGGCCACACTGAACCCGACTAATGTTCTGTCTTTGGCATAAGCAGCTAACAGCACGGCCAGCAGGGCAAAGGCCACAAGCACCACTGGGACATAAAGACACAGGGTGACCAGCGTCGTGAAGGCGTTAGTCTTTGTCCTAGAGTCAGCTCCATTGGGAGAGTTCCCGTGCCACCCATCACAGGATAGGTCGCCGTGTTGGTGTGCGTGACGGAAGAAAAAGGGGCTGATGAGGACTTCTTTGGACAGGACGAACACGCCAGCAAAGTAGACCAGCGAGGTTATCATCTGAAGGAGGGCGAGCAGTAGAAGCACAGAGATCCCCAGAAGGTCCCGTGTGGGGCACCTCCGGGAGGAAGCTGCCATTGTGGACACTCTTAGGACCTATGACTCTTGACCTGTAGATTTAATTAGTCGTGTTGACAAGTAGCAACGGTATGATGATCGAAAGTAGGATGTTTGCATTGGccacaacaaaaaatacaaacactgtATGATTTCGTTATACTGGAAAAAacgcccctccaaaaataagtaaaaaaacaacaaatacaagacgtttttgcttgaaatgagcaaatggaactagtgaaaatcagcttgtcaagatttcacttaacaagatgtTCAACatgtattgtcttaaaacaagtccctaggcctatatcttgctgaaatggtacttgttaggtcATTCTGTCCTattttaagtgtaatgagatattttgactagaaatgacaCGAATATACTTGGTAAAAAAAAGTTCCACCCAGTTAACTTTATTGATGAGCTCTGAAAGTGAAAGCTGTCAGCTTCAGAAACTGTAAGTGCATGCATAAAGTTCAACCCAGATCAGCTGATCATTCCCattgtggtgaaaaaaaaaaacaagtaaagaAGTCAAACAGCCTTACATGCAAGACGCTAGGGGTACCATGACCTGACACCTGGATGATTGATAATCTAAAGTTTAGATTATCAATCATCCAGGTGTCAGGTGTTGGTTTAGATTCTAAACCAAAGCAGTGGCTGTTTGACACATGAAGCATTAGTGATTAAATGAACGCTTAATTTAATCTCGTCCAGAGTAGACAGGTTGCTGATTCGTGTCTGAATTGGACCGAGTAAAGTAAATGTATGTCTACATCTGCTGTTGTTTACTTACGTCCATAGTCAGAGAAAATCAGCGTCGAAGTCGTTTCTGTTCAGGAAGCTCTGTGGCCTGTGGCTTGGTGCGCGCACAGAGCGCGGACGCGCGCGGAGCGGAGCAGCCCCGCTGGTGCGCGCTTCAACGGGCACTTGAACGCACGAACTCCTCCAAGTTGAGAGAGCGAGATCATCCGCAAGTTTGTCTGCTTAAACTGCAACGCAAAGAGGTTTTAAAGGTTAGTCGAGAAACACGCAGCGTGATTTGAACTTCACGTCATATCGGAGCTGTTGGAACTTCTTTGCGCTTTGGATAGATTTAACAGGTCTTTTTCAGCTGGACAGGGAGGCGGGGTCGTCGGAAAGGATTTCTTTGTTCGTATTGCTTTCACTAGCAATTAATGACGAATAGTCTATTGAAACGGTTTGTGTTAATAATTAGAATTGCACGCCTCTGTTCGTGTAGTGTCGGCAAAAAGAAAACTCAGTTAAACGAGGGTATGCGGGGGGAGCTGGATCAAGGTGTGGTTCTTATAAGACAATAATTAGAAATTTCAAAACTAAATGACTCAACAAATTCTGATTTTCCTTTCTAGCAGACGGTTTCGGTGCATTGTCAGGAACTCGATATTAATGAAAGCAATGTCTGTGGTATAAACTGTAAAAGCGAGCAAACCCGCATCAATCAAACACGCGCTGTTAAGCCCTCCAGGGGAAAATAACTTCTTAGACACGCTCGTCTCCCGAACCTGCAGCACATTTTGTTGCTTACGCGCAGCAAGGGAGGACACGATGTACCACTGAATGTTTCTGCTCACCCACTTAATTAAATCCTGATGACATTAAGAGAGTCTGTTTGCATATCACAGCCCTGAGCAATTCTGTGTTCATGAATTCATATGATGAATCCATGGAGCTCCAAAGCTGACAGCAGGAATTCGGTTAAAAACTGGTTCTAACTGAAAACTGCTCTGAGTAGGCCTACACGTTGCATTAGTATTATCGTTGTTAATAGACATGTTTTCACTCTAATCTTTTCCCCCCTGTGTACAGGTACATCATGGGAAACAGATTCAGCAGAAGGCGAGATGCACCAGCCAGCAGCGCTGAAACTGTGGCCGCCGAACAGAAGACAGCGGTGGAACCCGCGACCACTGACCCAGAAGATTCTGCAGTGACACAGACTCAGGAGGTCACTGAGAACCTAGACGAGTTGGCACAGGAACCGGTGACTTCAACGGCATGTTCGCCCAAAGAAGAATACCTAACAGAGTCCAAAGAGGAAGAGACTCCCGCTCCCGGCCCAATTAATGATGGAGAATCAGAGCCGAGACTAAAGGAAACGCCAGCTCCAGTCCAACCTGAACTTCTCGTCTCTGCCAGCAACCCTCCGGAACCAGAACCCAAACCTGTTGCTGAAGCTCAGCTGGCTCCAGAACCGGCCCCAGAGCCTGTCCCTGAGCCCGAGTCCGCCTCTGAGGTGGATCCCGCCCCCATCCCAGAACCAGTACCAGCCCCAGTTGAGGATCTGGAGCAGCATGTGGACCTGCTCAAACAAGAGACTCTTCCTGAGTCTGTGTCGTCTTCGCCTCCCCTGATCGAGCTGAGCGCCCCGGATGACACTCCTTCCCCAGCTCCCATCCCAGTCCCACTCAGTTCAGATGAGCCATCAAACATCTCAGCAGGTGAGCAACACCAGGAGTGTGTTGAGGCTTCTGAGGGTTCCCCTCCGGGGCACAAAGAGTCCACAGAAACATTGGAGTTTCTGGAAAAGCAAACCGAggtggaggccgcagagcgttTGGAGACGCTTGGGAGTGACATCAACGAGGGAAGCGTGAGCGAAATCCTGAAAAATTCAGAGCTGAAAGGAAATGACCTTCTTAATGACCTCATTTCAAGTGATGTCAAGATCCCCGATGCCTCTCCCGTCACAGACATGAGCGCCTCCATCGAGCTCATGTGAATCCACTGAAGAGGATTAATGACAGAAGTGAACAGATATTTTTCTGTGAAACCTTCCTGACCACTTCACGTGAATTCAGAATGGATCAAAGAAACATTATTCTTATGGCACCCTAAGTGCCCTAGTTAAGCCAAATAtccagttctttttttctttaatgaacCAAATTTGAGCTGTACAACAGGCTGAACTTAAATACCGATGCTTTTCTGTGTATGATACATTTATGCAGccagtttgtgtgcatgtgtagtATATCATCAGACAACAGAGGTCTTCCTCTATGCAAACTTGCCAAGAAAATATTTAAACGCATCTCTTGTCAGGTATTAAAGCAATTAGTTACCATTACTGTACTTTGTGTAAAAATGAGTTTgtataaaagaaaaagtaaaagctCTCTTGAGAAGAACAGAACTGAGAAGCACTTGGATTGATAAGAGACAACACATAAGGAACCAAAGATACACATTCCACGATATAACATGAGAGAAGTGCCCTAAAAACACTCAAAGCCTTAAACTTCAGTAGTCGTATTACAATAATATTGTAAAGATTGTATTTTTAATTCAAACAGTGGCTTGCTTgtggaaataaaaatatataaagatgACTTACAGTCCCGCTCCCCATTTATCTGACAAGCAGAATATATAAGATGAAGGTGAAAGCAGGTTGGCATCATTGATATTTGACTACGATTAGCAAACAGAACAGTAGATGTAatataagttttaaaaaaaagaaaaaagcaagtGCAGATTACTGAGCTGTTGGTGCACGtatctgagctttttttttttcttttta
This genomic interval from Odontesthes bonariensis isolate fOdoBon6 chromosome 7, fOdoBon6.hap1, whole genome shotgun sequence contains the following:
- the LOC142383888 gene encoding uncharacterized protein LOC142383888, translating into MSEKQRALPVWMGKKNVKVKEKAPLKTQRKRKAARVAFYCMNEAELVEAAVSYLTSSASGDGAFPSHQQAEEKAKDSTKNEDPVSSKMTARPENFEECDDLETTCVSETDLDVAEMETLPFTKSPQHPGCEPQRSGAARDGCGPVNIDVKAETRKGQLHMSRGATEEDDALRLVREIFFT
- the LOC142383887 gene encoding uncharacterized protein LOC142383887 isoform X1 yields the protein MTNSLLKRYIMGNRFSRRRDAPASSAETVAAEQKTAVEPATTDPEDSAVTQTQEVTENLDELAQEPVTSTACSPKEEYLTESKEEETPAPGPINDGESEPRLKETPAPVQPELLVSASNPPEPEPKPVAEAQLAPEPAPEPVPEPESASEVDPAPIPEPVPAPVEDLEQHVDLLKQETLPESVSSSPPLIELSAPDDTPSPAPIPVPLSSDEPSNISAGEQHQECVEASEGSPPGHKESTETLEFLEKQTEVEAAERLETLGSDINEGSVSEILKNSELKGNDLLNDLISSDVKIPDASPVTDMSASIELM
- the LOC142383887 gene encoding uncharacterized protein LOC142383887 isoform X2, with the protein product MGNRFSRRRDAPASSAETVAAEQKTAVEPATTDPEDSAVTQTQEVTENLDELAQEPVTSTACSPKEEYLTESKEEETPAPGPINDGESEPRLKETPAPVQPELLVSASNPPEPEPKPVAEAQLAPEPAPEPVPEPESASEVDPAPIPEPVPAPVEDLEQHVDLLKQETLPESVSSSPPLIELSAPDDTPSPAPIPVPLSSDEPSNISAGEQHQECVEASEGSPPGHKESTETLEFLEKQTEVEAAERLETLGSDINEGSVSEILKNSELKGNDLLNDLISSDVKIPDASPVTDMSASIELM